One segment of Fuscovulum ytuae DNA contains the following:
- a CDS encoding hybrid sensor histidine kinase/response regulator, with protein MLRLWTRRIRVGLLIAIAAFFIGTVPVLVQDVYTRLQALERANSDNGLWAMMQTEVEVLRLQAAYREARDIPAGPQLDELRRWFNVLYSRVSLLEESGIYAPLIARPENAGDYGALRDYLSANVALIDGPDQNLAAGLDQIGAPLGDLRAAVRRMTLNALSDFAAQSDLNRTSMADTLVRLAAVTGAFMALLAAAAIILGRQFRRAKAQGEALRQTGDRLSTIFATSADAIIVTDADGTIRDFNPAAEAIFGLSAAEATGQNALKRLFAEGEGGPQGQALVMALGNTANRNAPFRIEVDARRADGHVFPAEVTIARAGTDTEGLIVAFVRDISERRRAEADLLQARDRALAGEKAKADFLAVMSHEMRTPLNGLIGSMDLMRKTGLSSSQRELMSVMQSSGDILLGHVNSVLDVSRAEAEAGTPPSLAAPFDLEQLIDECLANQAGLAASVGNDLATQHPAGPVGLVTGDAGRLRQILLNLIGNAVKFTRNGTITVEAERLPGPGDQVEIRVIDTGIGIDEADLSRIFEPFVTLDASYGRETGGTGLGLAIARRLARAMGGDLDAESEPGEGSLFWLRLPLPPASDAQPRPAATEAEAIGIASSDGSLPVPEGPPQSILLVEDNAINRLLLRRFLEAGGHMVTEAEDGIEGVARAKEAAFDLILMDISMPRMDGIAATRAIRASGGPSAQTRIFALTAHALPAERARFLEAGMEATLAKPIGQDALLRAVAGLGIDTPEPVAPPPSAPVLDTATLSDLIRHIGRPTARTLIQRLIEDGDRALERLKAGDVEKDAPELGQICHQLAGTSGTFGTTRLRATLIQTEAALSAANAVTAQRSIAELPAVWNATRAALSLERDRLTDD; from the coding sequence ATGCTGCGCCTTTGGACAAGACGGATCAGGGTTGGCCTGCTTATTGCGATTGCGGCCTTCTTCATCGGCACGGTTCCCGTTCTGGTGCAGGATGTCTACACGCGCCTTCAGGCGCTAGAACGGGCCAATTCCGACAACGGCCTCTGGGCCATGATGCAGACCGAGGTCGAAGTGCTGCGCCTGCAGGCCGCCTACCGTGAGGCGCGCGACATCCCTGCCGGCCCGCAGCTTGATGAATTGCGGCGCTGGTTCAACGTCCTTTACAGCCGTGTGTCACTGCTCGAGGAAAGCGGCATCTACGCGCCGCTTATCGCAAGGCCGGAAAATGCCGGGGATTATGGCGCCCTGCGCGATTATCTTTCGGCCAATGTCGCGCTGATCGATGGCCCCGACCAAAACCTTGCAGCGGGTCTGGATCAGATCGGCGCCCCTCTGGGCGATTTGCGGGCCGCCGTCCGCCGCATGACGCTGAATGCGCTGTCCGACTTCGCCGCGCAATCCGACCTTAACCGCACCTCCATGGCCGATACGCTGGTCCGGCTTGCCGCCGTGACCGGGGCCTTCATGGCACTGCTCGCGGCGGCGGCCATCATCCTTGGCCGCCAGTTCCGCCGCGCCAAAGCGCAGGGCGAGGCGTTGCGCCAGACCGGGGATCGTCTGTCGACGATCTTCGCCACCTCGGCCGACGCCATTATCGTGACCGATGCCGACGGAACCATCCGCGACTTCAACCCCGCCGCCGAAGCGATCTTTGGCCTTTCCGCCGCAGAAGCCACCGGCCAGAACGCCTTGAAACGCCTGTTTGCCGAAGGCGAGGGTGGCCCGCAGGGACAGGCCCTTGTTATGGCCTTGGGCAATACGGCCAATCGCAACGCCCCCTTCCGGATCGAAGTCGACGCCCGCCGCGCCGATGGCCATGTCTTTCCCGCCGAGGTGACCATCGCCCGGGCCGGCACGGATACAGAGGGCCTTATCGTGGCCTTCGTGCGCGATATCTCGGAACGTCGCCGCGCCGAGGCGGACCTCCTACAAGCCCGCGACCGCGCACTTGCCGGTGAAAAGGCCAAGGCCGATTTCCTTGCGGTCATGAGCCATGAGATGCGCACCCCCCTCAATGGCTTGATCGGGTCAATGGACCTGATGCGCAAGACTGGGCTGTCCTCATCGCAGCGCGAATTGATGTCCGTTATGCAAAGCTCCGGCGACATCCTGCTTGGGCATGTGAATTCCGTCCTCGATGTCTCGCGCGCCGAGGCGGAAGCGGGCACCCCGCCCTCTCTCGCCGCCCCCTTCGATCTGGAACAGTTGATCGACGAGTGCCTTGCCAATCAGGCCGGGCTGGCCGCGAGTGTCGGAAATGATCTGGCCACGCAGCACCCTGCGGGCCCCGTCGGCCTGGTCACGGGGGATGCAGGCCGATTGCGCCAGATCCTTCTCAACCTGATTGGGAATGCCGTGAAATTCACCCGCAACGGCACCATCACGGTCGAGGCCGAACGCCTGCCGGGCCCCGGCGATCAGGTCGAGATACGGGTCATCGACACCGGCATCGGCATTGACGAGGCCGATCTGTCCCGCATCTTCGAACCCTTCGTGACCCTCGACGCCAGCTATGGCCGCGAAACCGGCGGTACTGGACTTGGTCTCGCCATCGCGCGCCGCCTTGCCCGCGCTATGGGCGGCGATCTTGATGCCGAAAGCGAACCGGGCGAAGGCAGCCTGTTCTGGCTGCGCCTCCCCTTGCCCCCAGCAAGCGACGCGCAGCCCCGCCCCGCCGCCACAGAGGCAGAGGCCATCGGCATCGCATCAAGCGACGGATCGCTCCCCGTGCCGGAAGGCCCCCCTCAATCCATTCTCCTTGTCGAAGACAATGCCATCAACCGCCTTCTCCTGCGCCGCTTTCTCGAAGCGGGCGGCCATATGGTGACCGAGGCCGAGGACGGCATCGAAGGCGTGGCCCGCGCGAAAGAGGCCGCCTTCGATCTGATCCTGATGGATATCTCCATGCCGCGCATGGACGGCATCGCCGCCACGCGGGCGATCCGCGCCAGCGGCGGCCCTTCGGCCCAGACGCGCATCTTCGCGCTGACCGCCCATGCCCTTCCCGCCGAACGCGCCCGCTTCCTTGAAGCGGGGATGGAGGCGACCTTAGCGAAACCGATTGGGCAAGATGCCCTCTTGCGCGCCGTGGCGGGCCTTGGGATCGACACGCCCGAACCCGTGGCCCCGCCGCCTTCAGCCCCGGTTCTGGATACTGCCACCTTGTCAGACCTCATCCGCCATATCGGCCGCCCAACGGCCCGAACCCTTATCCAACGGCTGATCGAAGATGGCGACCGCGCCCTCGAAAGGCTAAAGGCGGGCGATGTGGAAAAGGATGCCCCCGAACTGGGGCAGATCTGCCATCAACTGGCAGGCACTTCCGGCACCTTTGGGACCACGCGCCTGCGCGCCACGCTGATCCAGACCGAAGCCGCGCTTAGTGCCGCCAATGCCGTAACCGCACAGCGCAGCATAGCGGAACTGCCCGCCGTCTGGAACGCCACCCGCGCTGCGCTTTCTCTGGAACGCGACCGCCTGACCGACGACTAA
- a CDS encoding CbiX/SirB N-terminal domain-containing protein — MAGMTSRAPLSALIVSHGQPSDPAPAAAEMAFVAAKVQALMPEARVMAATLAEEGALERAVAVLGPTVRVYPMFMAQGWFTRTHLPERLAAAGAPGARVLAPFGLDEAVQALAVTVAREAAARLGRVPADLPVLLAAHGSFKSPAPAEVAEAVAARLRRDGGFARVEAAFIDQSPRIVDAATTFPEGALVLPFFAARGGHVVEDLPQALTEAGFRGTVLPPLGLDPRVPGLIRRALRAAG; from the coding sequence ATGGCGGGCATGACCTCGCGCGCGCCCCTGTCTGCCCTCATCGTATCGCATGGCCAGCCGTCGGACCCCGCTCCGGCTGCGGCAGAGATGGCCTTCGTGGCGGCCAAGGTGCAGGCCTTGATGCCTGAGGCGCGGGTGATGGCGGCGACCTTGGCGGAAGAGGGCGCGCTGGAGCGGGCCGTGGCGGTGCTGGGTCCTACCGTGCGGGTCTATCCCATGTTCATGGCGCAAGGATGGTTCACGCGGACGCATCTGCCCGAGCGGTTGGCGGCGGCGGGCGCGCCGGGGGCGCGGGTGCTGGCCCCGTTTGGACTGGATGAGGCGGTGCAAGCTCTGGCCGTGACGGTGGCGCGAGAGGCGGCGGCGCGCTTGGGGCGGGTGCCCGCCGACCTGCCGGTGCTTTTGGCAGCGCATGGCAGTTTCAAGAGCCCAGCCCCCGCAGAGGTGGCCGAGGCGGTGGCTGCACGCTTGCGCCGGGATGGGGGCTTTGCGCGGGTAGAGGCGGCCTTCATTGACCAGTCACCGAGGATCGTGGACGCGGCGACCACCTTTCCGGAGGGGGCACTGGTCCTGCCTTTCTTTGCGGCGCGTGGTGGGCATGTGGTGGAGGACCTGCCGCAGGCGTTGACCGAGGCAGGCTTTCGGGGGACGGTCTTGCCGCCCCTCGGCCTTGATCCGCGCGTGCCGGGATTGATCCGGCGGGCCTTGCGCGCCGCGGGGTGA
- a CDS encoding aspartate aminotransferase family protein encodes MTDMIAGIPRSRVQAIAQREADRYAASRPKAAAALKQGAGHYLGSVPMHWMADWPMPHLPLVSKAQGAKLTDIDGHRIDDFCLGDTGSMFGHSPTPVAKAIKAQAARGLTYMLPTEAAMEAGRLLTERFGTFRWQIATTATDANRFSLRVARAVTGRPKVLVFNGCYHGTLDDTMVELANGTTVNRAGLVGQVQDLTRAATAVEFNDLPAVEAALKTGEIAAILTEPVMTNSCMVLPEPGFHAGLRDLATKYGALLIIDETHTISSGLGGYTAVHGLDPDMFVVGKCVAGGLPTAVWGMRQAVADRFAAYNESRAPGHSGMGTTLSANPLQFACLAATLSQVMTPENYAHMEAGAERLATGLARAIEKHHAPWHVVRVGARVEFICAPGPLKNGSEAHHAHQPQVEAAVHTALLNRGCLIAPFHNMMLVSPATTDRQIDRLIAAFDAILTDLFPESQP; translated from the coding sequence ATGACCGACATGATCGCCGGCATCCCCCGTTCCCGCGTTCAGGCCATCGCCCAGCGCGAAGCGGACCGTTACGCCGCGTCCCGCCCCAAGGCAGCCGCGGCGCTGAAACAAGGCGCGGGCCACTATCTGGGTAGCGTGCCGATGCATTGGATGGCCGATTGGCCCATGCCCCACCTGCCCTTGGTGTCCAAGGCGCAGGGCGCGAAACTCACCGATATCGACGGCCACCGGATCGATGATTTCTGTCTGGGCGATACCGGGTCGATGTTCGGCCATTCCCCAACGCCTGTCGCGAAGGCCATCAAGGCACAGGCCGCCCGCGGCCTGACCTATATGCTTCCGACAGAGGCCGCAATGGAGGCGGGCCGCCTTCTGACCGAGCGTTTCGGCACCTTCCGCTGGCAGATCGCCACCACCGCAACCGATGCCAACCGCTTCTCCCTGCGCGTCGCCCGCGCGGTGACGGGGCGGCCCAAAGTCCTTGTTTTCAACGGCTGCTATCACGGCACGCTGGACGACACGATGGTCGAGCTTGCGAATGGCACCACCGTCAACCGCGCGGGCCTTGTCGGTCAGGTGCAGGATCTGACCCGCGCTGCGACCGCCGTCGAATTCAACGACCTGCCCGCCGTCGAGGCGGCGCTGAAGACGGGCGAGATCGCTGCCATTCTCACCGAACCGGTCATGACGAATTCCTGCATGGTCCTGCCCGAACCGGGCTTTCATGCGGGCCTGCGCGACCTTGCCACGAAATACGGCGCGCTGCTCATCATCGACGAGACGCATACCATCTCCTCCGGCCTTGGCGGCTACACAGCCGTCCACGGCCTTGACCCCGACATGTTCGTGGTCGGCAAATGCGTGGCGGGCGGCCTGCCGACCGCCGTCTGGGGTATGCGGCAGGCCGTGGCCGACCGCTTCGCAGCCTATAACGAAAGCCGCGCACCGGGCCATTCGGGCATGGGCACCACGCTTTCGGCCAATCCACTGCAATTCGCTTGCCTCGCCGCCACCCTCTCGCAAGTGATGACGCCAGAGAACTACGCACACATGGAAGCCGGGGCCGAACGCCTTGCCACAGGCCTTGCCCGCGCCATCGAAAAACACCACGCGCCTTGGCACGTCGTCCGCGTCGGCGCGCGGGTGGAATTCATCTGCGCCCCCGGCCCCCTCAAGAACGGCTCCGAGGCGCACCACGCCCACCAACCGCAGGTCGAGGCGGCGGTTCACACCGCCCTTCTCAACCGTGGCTGCTTGATCGCGCCCTTCCACAACATGATGCTGGTCAGCCCCGCCACCACCGACCGTCAGATCGACCGCCTTATCGCCGCCTTCGACGCGATCCTCACCGACCTTTTCCCCGAGTCCCAACCATGA
- a CDS encoding pyridoxal phosphate-dependent aminotransferase: MRYAPVTERLAGLGGAKWEIHALARRMQAAGEAVIELTIGEPDVPTPAALMETAHRAMVAGRTGYSNGQGEPALVAALAARYSARRGRPIGKDQVMCLPGTQTTLYAILQTLVTEGDEVLVGDPMYATYEGLIRATGAAVTPVPLRPETGFRMQPADVAARITPRSRILFLNSPHNPTGAVLTKDDLTALCQLAAAHDLWVICDEVYEDLCFPGVTFASPLDLPEFADRVIVASSISKSHAAPGFRSGWCIGPAEFCARLLPLSETMLFGSQPFIADMTAEAVSTPSPIAAEMMARFHRRAILIRDRLDGVAGLKVHMPQAGMFALLDIRASGMTGDAFARALLAKAKVATMPGESFGTALSGWLRLSLTQPDDRIETACTRIAAFAAERRVAA; this comes from the coding sequence ATGCGCTATGCCCCCGTTACCGAAAGACTCGCGGGCCTCGGCGGCGCGAAATGGGAAATCCATGCCCTCGCCCGCCGAATGCAGGCCGCAGGCGAGGCGGTGATCGAACTCACCATCGGTGAACCCGACGTCCCCACCCCCGCCGCCCTGATGGAAACCGCCCATCGGGCGATGGTCGCGGGCCGCACCGGTTACAGCAACGGGCAGGGCGAACCCGCCCTCGTCGCGGCGCTTGCCGCCCGCTACAGCGCGCGCCGGGGCCGCCCCATCGGCAAGGATCAGGTCATGTGCCTCCCCGGCACCCAGACCACGCTGTACGCTATCCTGCAAACCCTCGTAACCGAAGGCGATGAGGTACTGGTCGGCGACCCGATGTATGCCACCTATGAAGGCCTGATCCGCGCCACGGGTGCCGCCGTCACCCCGGTTCCCCTGCGCCCGGAGACGGGCTTTCGCATGCAACCCGCCGATGTCGCGGCCCGCATCACGCCCCGGTCGCGTATCCTTTTCCTCAACAGCCCGCATAACCCCACCGGGGCCGTGCTGACGAAGGACGACCTTACAGCCCTCTGCCAACTCGCCGCCGCGCATGACCTTTGGGTGATCTGCGATGAGGTCTATGAGGATCTCTGTTTCCCCGGCGTGACCTTCGCCTCCCCCCTCGACCTGCCCGAATTCGCCGACCGCGTCATTGTCGCCTCCTCCATCTCCAAATCCCACGCCGCCCCCGGCTTTCGCTCCGGCTGGTGCATCGGACCTGCCGAATTCTGCGCCCGCCTCCTGCCTTTGTCGGAAACCATGCTCTTCGGCAGCCAACCCTTCATCGCCGACATGACCGCCGAGGCCGTCTCCACCCCCTCCCCCATCGCGGCCGAAATGATGGCCCGCTTTCACCGCCGCGCCATCCTGATCCGCGACAGGCTTGACGGCGTGGCAGGCCTCAAGGTCCACATGCCGCAAGCCGGCATGTTCGCCCTTCTCGACATCCGCGCCAGCGGGATGACCGGCGACGCCTTCGCCCGCGCCCTTCTGGCCAAAGCAAAGGTCGCCACCATGCCCGGAGAAAGCTTCGGCACCGCCCTCTCCGGCTGGCTGCGCCTCTCCCTCACCCAACCCGATGACCGGATCGAAACGGCCTGCACCCGCATCGCCGCCTTCGCCGCCGAACGGAGGGTCGCGGCATGA
- a CDS encoding response regulator, producing the protein MRLLLADDHDLVRETLAAYLMAEGFSEVRTVATLPEALAALSSGGSFDLVLLDYNMPGMNGLEGLAQARAAAPGVPVAIISGTTQRDLAEAALQAGAAGFIPKTLASRAMVAAVHLMAAGDVFAPISLLMQQPEIAEALASLTRREMDVLKGICAGKANKEIARDLDLQEVTVKLHVKTLSRKLGAKNRTHAAMIARDAGLSG; encoded by the coding sequence ATGCGGCTTTTGCTTGCCGACGACCACGACCTCGTGCGTGAGACGCTGGCCGCCTATCTGATGGCGGAGGGGTTTTCCGAGGTGCGGACGGTTGCGACATTGCCAGAGGCGCTTGCGGCGCTGTCGAGCGGGGGCAGTTTCGACCTTGTCTTGCTGGATTACAACATGCCGGGGATGAACGGGCTGGAGGGATTGGCACAGGCGCGGGCGGCCGCGCCGGGGGTTCCGGTGGCGATCATTTCAGGGACAACACAGCGCGATCTGGCCGAGGCGGCCTTGCAGGCCGGGGCGGCGGGGTTCATCCCCAAGACGCTTGCCTCGCGCGCGATGGTGGCGGCGGTGCATCTGATGGCGGCAGGGGATGTCTTCGCGCCGATTTCCTTGCTGATGCAACAGCCTGAGATTGCGGAGGCGCTGGCGTCGCTGACCCGGCGCGAGATGGATGTGTTGAAGGGCATCTGCGCGGGCAAGGCCAATAAGGAAATCGCGCGGGATCTGGACCTGCAGGAGGTCACAGTGAAATTGCATGTCAAAACGCTGAGCCGGAAGCTGGGGGCGAAGAACCGCACCCATGCCGCGATGATCGCGCGGGATGCGGGGCTGAGCGGGTAG
- a CDS encoding 5-guanidino-2-oxopentanoate decarboxylase: MRTVGQALVEGLKARGVEVVFGIPGVHTIELYRGLAGGGIRHVTPRHEQGAAFMADGYARASGKPGVAFVITGPGLLNALTAMGQAKADSVPILVISGVNRRASLGKGLGLLHELPDQAAMVRPLCPTERLENPADLEPLLDRAFAHLLTGRPGPVHIEVPTDVMPLAAPEGPRAPLPKRPAPDPDQIAQAARLLNAAQRPVILAGGGARGCDAGLRQLAETLDAPVILTVNARGMLHAHPLCVPASPSLDAPRDLIRQADQILALGTELGPTDYDMYVRGGFPDLSAMIRVDVCEDQLARHPAALALKAETAATIAALLPHLTQKQADGPARATRAREKARAELGPLHPAMPAQLTMVEAIRDALPQAQIVGDSTQPVYAANLYYDHDRPGGWFNAATGFGALGFGPGAAIGAAIANPDTPTICLIGDGGLQFDPAELRVAVDENLPLTFLVWNNASYREIAEAMRDAQTEIIGCTPSPLNLAPFAAACDLTFQSIPEDPAALRAALAQPHTGPRLIEIRVTS; encoded by the coding sequence ATGAGGACGGTCGGCCAAGCCCTCGTCGAAGGATTGAAGGCGCGCGGGGTCGAGGTCGTCTTCGGTATCCCCGGCGTGCATACGATCGAACTTTACCGCGGCCTTGCGGGCGGCGGTATCCGCCACGTCACCCCGCGCCACGAACAAGGCGCAGCCTTCATGGCCGATGGCTACGCCCGCGCCTCCGGCAAACCCGGCGTGGCCTTCGTCATCACCGGCCCCGGCCTACTGAACGCGCTGACCGCCATGGGGCAGGCCAAGGCCGATAGCGTCCCCATCCTCGTCATCTCCGGCGTCAATCGCCGCGCGTCCTTGGGCAAAGGCCTGGGCCTTCTCCACGAACTTCCCGATCAGGCGGCGATGGTGCGTCCGCTCTGCCCGACGGAAAGGCTGGAAAACCCGGCCGATCTCGAACCCCTCCTCGACCGCGCCTTCGCCCATCTCCTCACAGGCCGCCCCGGCCCAGTCCATATCGAGGTGCCGACCGACGTGATGCCGCTGGCCGCCCCCGAAGGCCCCCGCGCCCCCCTGCCCAAACGCCCCGCGCCCGACCCCGATCAGATCGCGCAAGCGGCCCGTCTCTTGAACGCAGCCCAGCGCCCCGTGATCCTCGCCGGGGGCGGCGCGCGCGGCTGCGATGCGGGCCTCCGCCAATTGGCCGAAACCCTCGACGCGCCCGTGATCCTGACCGTCAATGCCCGTGGCATGCTGCATGCCCACCCGCTCTGCGTGCCCGCTTCCCCCTCACTCGACGCACCGCGCGACCTCATCCGGCAGGCCGACCAGATTCTCGCCCTCGGCACCGAACTCGGCCCCACGGATTATGACATGTATGTCAGGGGCGGCTTCCCCGACCTCTCTGCCATGATCCGCGTCGATGTCTGCGAAGATCAACTCGCCCGCCATCCCGCCGCCCTCGCCCTGAAGGCCGAAACCGCCGCCACAATCGCGGCCCTCCTCCCCCATCTCACCCAAAAACAGGCCGATGGCCCCGCCCGCGCCACCCGCGCGCGCGAAAAGGCCCGCGCCGAACTCGGCCCCCTTCACCCCGCCATGCCCGCCCAACTCACTATGGTCGAGGCCATCCGCGACGCTCTCCCCCAGGCACAGATCGTGGGCGACAGCACCCAACCCGTCTACGCCGCGAACCTCTACTACGACCACGATCGCCCCGGCGGTTGGTTCAACGCCGCCACCGGTTTCGGGGCCTTGGGCTTCGGCCCCGGTGCCGCCATCGGTGCCGCCATCGCCAATCCCGACACGCCCACCATCTGCCTCATCGGCGACGGCGGCCTGCAATTCGATCCCGCCGAATTGCGCGTCGCCGTGGACGAAAACCTCCCCCTCACCTTCCTCGTCTGGAACAATGCCAGCTACCGCGAAATCGCCGAAGCCATGCGCGACGCCCAGACCGAGATTATCGGCTGCACCCCCAGCCCTCTCAACCTCGCCCCCTTCGCCGCTGCCTGCGACCTGACCTTCCAAAGCATCCCCGAAGACCCCGCCGCCCTGCGCGCCGCCCTCGCCCAACCCCACACAGGCCCGCGCCTCATCGAAATTCGGGTCACGTCCTGA
- a CDS encoding glutamine synthetase family protein, translated as MTKSPSGSTPAEAEAFLAAHPEIEAFDIVLHDSNGIGRGKIIRRHELLSLYNTGRHLPISILGLDICGEDVHETGLIWDQGDGDLRAWPIPGSLIPLHATKPARGELLLSMYDLDGTPMTSDPRHALQRQVDALASEGLHPAGAFELEFFLLSNDRGPDGKVQPARDVLDGRGSHKTEVYSVDHLHGMLPLFSDIYAAAEKAGIKAETMISEYAPGQYELTLHYRTDVMQAADDLLRLKRIVRLQARQHGVTACFMAKPVEDYAGSGMHFHVSLMDGAGKNVFIEDREGEWNPTLLHALGGLRATMGESMLVFAPHANSWRRFAAQSYAPVSPTWGVNNRSVALRIPAGDIKARRIEHRPAGVDANPYLVATTVLAGIRHGLKHRIDPGPETTGNGYAEAQDTPPIPVDWRSAIAAAQGSAFLKDALGDDMHRTFTAIKAAEYARVARTVSEVDYDLYLYTV; from the coding sequence ATGACCAAAAGCCCCTCCGGCTCAACCCCGGCCGAAGCCGAGGCCTTCCTCGCCGCCCATCCCGAAATCGAGGCTTTCGACATCGTCCTGCACGATTCGAACGGGATCGGGCGCGGCAAGATCATTCGTCGCCATGAACTTCTGTCGCTTTACAACACTGGCCGCCACCTTCCCATTTCCATCCTCGGCCTCGACATCTGCGGCGAGGATGTCCATGAAACGGGCCTGATCTGGGATCAGGGTGATGGCGACCTACGCGCCTGGCCGATCCCCGGCAGCCTTATCCCCCTGCATGCCACCAAGCCCGCGCGGGGGGAACTCCTGCTGTCGATGTATGATCTCGACGGCACGCCCATGACCTCAGACCCCCGCCATGCCCTGCAACGGCAGGTCGATGCTCTGGCCTCCGAAGGCCTGCATCCCGCCGGAGCGTTTGAGTTGGAGTTCTTCCTTCTCTCCAACGACCGTGGCCCAGATGGCAAGGTGCAACCTGCCCGCGACGTTCTGGATGGCCGTGGTTCCCACAAGACTGAAGTCTATTCGGTCGACCACCTGCATGGCATGCTGCCCCTCTTTAGCGACATCTACGCCGCAGCAGAAAAGGCTGGGATCAAAGCCGAGACGATGATTTCGGAATATGCCCCCGGACAGTATGAACTGACGCTCCACTACCGCACCGACGTGATGCAGGCCGCCGATGATCTGCTCCGACTCAAGCGGATCGTCCGCCTGCAAGCCCGCCAACATGGCGTGACGGCCTGTTTCATGGCCAAACCGGTCGAAGACTATGCAGGCTCCGGCATGCATTTCCACGTTTCACTGATGGACGGCGCGGGCAAGAATGTCTTCATCGAAGACCGGGAAGGGGAATGGAACCCCACGCTTCTCCATGCACTCGGGGGCCTGCGTGCGACGATGGGCGAATCGATGCTCGTCTTCGCGCCGCATGCCAATTCGTGGCGCCGCTTTGCCGCGCAAAGCTATGCCCCCGTCAGCCCGACTTGGGGGGTGAACAACCGCTCTGTCGCGCTGCGCATCCCGGCCGGTGATATCAAGGCCCGCCGCATCGAACACCGCCCGGCGGGGGTGGATGCCAACCCCTACCTCGTGGCCACTACCGTGCTGGCTGGCATCCGCCACGGGCTGAAGCACCGCATCGATCCCGGCCCCGAAACCACCGGCAACGGCTATGCCGAGGCGCAGGATACCCCCCCCATCCCCGTCGATTGGCGTTCGGCCATCGCGGCGGCGCAAGGCTCCGCTTTTCTGAAAGATGCCTTGGGCGATGACATGCACCGCACCTTCACCGCCATCAAGGCCGCCGAATACGCCCGCGTCGCCCGCACGGTGAGTGAGGTGGATTACGACCTCTACCTTTACACGGTGTAG